A region of the Romboutsia hominis genome:
ATGCAAGACAAATTGTTAAAATAAAGTTAGATGTTAAAGTAGATAAAGATTATATGTTAAGAAAACCAATTGTAAATATAAGAACAATTAAATAAAATGTAAATAAAAAGTCCTAGTATTAATTTATTAGGACTTTTTATTTACATTTTATTTGAAAAAATATATATTAAAGATTAAAGATGAAGTATATAGCAAAATTTTGTATTAAATTATATAAAGGGAATGCCAATTATAGAGTTGAATATATATTAAAACAATATTTATTGTTCAATAAGGAGAAAAATAGTATGAAATTTATTAAAGAATCTATTGTAATATGTATACTTGTAGTTTCATTTATAATATTTATATCTTCATCAAATGAGAAAGTGAACGAAAATATTAAAATAAAAAGCTATGTTCTATCTAGTACTAAGGAAAATTTAAATAAAGAAAATGTAAGGCTCATAGAAAAAAATAGAGCCTCAAATATTACCTATAAAAGAGAAGATATTACTGTTGAAAGTGGAGTAAAAAAAGAAGAACTTGAGAATGTATTTGAGAATTATAAAGGTGCATCTACTATGATTCATCTTTCAGAGGCATTTGTCGATGCCGAGGAACTTTATGGTGTAAATGCATTTACAATGGCAGCTATAGTAGCTCTTGAAAGTGGATTTGCTACATCAAGAAGAGCTGTTGAAGATAATAATTTAACTGGATTTGAAGTCTATACAGATGAATCGAAGGGAAAATTATTTTCTACTCAATATGAATCAGTCTTATATACAGCTAAGCATCTTGCTAATAACTACCTTACAAAAGGAGCTATTTATTATGAAGGGGTATCTGTAGATGATGTACAGATACATTATTGTCCTGATGAAGGAAAAAATAAGGAGTGGGAAGTAAAAGTAGATAAATTAGCTTCTGGATTCTTAGATGTATATAAAAAACTTTACGCAAATGAATAAAAATATATCTAATCTATTAGCTTATAAGAATATATATTAATCATAATATATTATATATATTTATAGATAGGAGGATAATTTATGCAACATGAAAAGGCTGAGTATATAGAGATAACATCTAGAGAATTAGATATATTAAAGTTTATAAATTTAGAACAATTTGATTTAAAAAAATGTTCTAAGCAATTTAATTTATCTTTAAATGAAATTTCACAACTAATATTAGATATTAGAAAAAAAGTAACAATAGCTATCATAGAAGATATTCCTATAAAAATAACCCAATGTGAGACAAAGGAAAAAGTAAATACTATTTGTAAATTTAGGTGCGCTATTTGCGGAAGTATTTATACTATAGATTATACAAATGAAGAAATAACATGTCCATTATGCTTTTCGAAAGAGATTATGACAAATCAAGATGCTGGTTTTCTAAAATAAATTAATTTAAAGTGTAAAATCTATGTAAAATACTTTAGATTAATTATAATCATAAATAAGTATTTTACATAGAATATATCTAATTTATTACAAATCCACCATTAGAACTTATAACTTGGCCTGTTATAAAATTTGATTTTTCACTAGCTAAAAATAAAGCTAAATTAGCTATATCCAGCGGAGTGCCTAATCTTAACAATGGAGTTTCATTTTTTAAATCCTCAATAACATCTTCATGTATACCATTTAACATATCTGTTTGTATAACTCCAGGTGCTATAGCATTAACTTGAATATTAGAAGGTCCTAATTCTTTTGCTAAAGCTTTTGTCATACCTATTAGTGCAGCTTTCGATGTAGAATATGCTACCTCATATGATGCTCCAACCATTCCCCAGATAGAAGATATATTTATTATTTTACCACTATGTTCATATAACATATATTTTACTGCAGATTTAGTAGTGTAAAAAACACTATTTAAATTTGTATTTATTATATTATTCCAATCTTCATTAGTTGTATCTGTAAACATCTTATAATCAGTTATTCCAGCATTATTTATAAGTACATCAATTCTTTCAAAAGTACCGATACAAAACTTAACCATTGCATCTGCTTCTAAAGGATTTGATATATCTGCCTTATATAAAACTACTGAATATCCTTTTGAGATTAGTTCATCGTAAAGTTCATTGGCTTCTTTTTCTGATTTATTATAATTTATTAAAACATTATATTCATTTTTAGCAAATACTTTTGCCATTTCACGACCAATACCCCTAGAGGCACCTGTTATTAAAACTGTTTTTTTATTCATATTTAGTTTTAACCTTTCTTAAGTCTATTTTAAAAGAAAAAATTTATATGATTGTAAAATCTATATAAACCTACACTTTATAATTTTTGTAATATATTATCCATTTCTTTACTTGTTAGTTTTCTCCATTTTCCAGTGGGTATTCCCTTTAAGGTTAAATCCATTATTCTCACTCTTTTTAATTTTACAACATTATACCCAAACACTTCACACATTCTACGTATTTGTCTGTTTAATCCTTGAGATAATATAATTTTAAATGTACGATCATTTATTTTACTAACATGGCATTTTTTAGTTATAACCCATTTATTATTAACAGGATTAAATATTTTAACGCCAGAACTCATTTTTTCTATAAATTTTTGATTTATATTCTTATCAACTGTAACAACATATTCTTTTTCATGATTATTTTCAGACCTTAATATTTTATTTACGATAGATCCATCATTTGTTAAAAGTATTAATCCCTCTGATGGTTTATCAAGTCTTCCAATAGGAAATATTCTTTCTGGATAGTTTATATAATCAATTATATTACCTTTAACATGACGTTCTGTTGTACATGTTATACCAACAGGTTTATTTAATGCTATATATACATTATTCTTTTTAGGAGTAATTCTTTTTCCATTAACTTTTACAATATCATTAACCTCAACAGGCTGACCTATTTTGGCTATTTTTCCATTTATAGAAACTTTTCCTTGTTGTATTAATTTATCAGCTTCTCTCCTAGAACACATTCCAGTAGAGCTAATGTAATTGTTTAGCCTCATATCGTTCTCCTTTGTTTCTTCATCTTAAATAATACTTTTAAAGTATATTACAGTTGAATATGTTAATCAAGGTACAAATGATGACTTAAATATGTTTAATTAATATAATGATAGTCTTTATATAATACATTTTTAAAATATAGGGGGATTCTTAAAAACGAATTATATAACAATATTTAAATAATAATATATGCATAAATGGCAAAAAAACTCGAGTTTATATTTTTAACTTCCTTATAAACATACGTAAACATACGAATTATATATATTTATATATTTCGATTTGAATTTATTTTTTATAGTAACAAATTACAGAAATTTTTCATAGTATTTAGTAACACTATTAAAAACTCCCTACAATAATCTTAAGACAAGAGTTATCTAGCTTTTTCAAAGATAAAACCAATAATTTAACTTAATGTAGGCTAGTTATGATAGTTAATAAAGTGACTTAGGTTTAAGTCACTTTATTTTTTTGAATTTTATTTTGGGCTAGTACATATATATAATTATATAAATATTAAGGGAGGAGAGAAGTTTTGAATAGTTTATTTATAAATATATTAACAGTTTTCTTTGTTTTAGTAATACTTATTTATAGCATTATAAATGTAATCTTAAATAAAGCTTTATATAATTATATAAATAGTGATTATATAAGTTTAAATGAGCATAACCAAAGAAGTATGAAATATAAATCTATAAAAGAGAAATATGATTTATACTTACTAGAAAATAGTCATGCTCAAGTTAATATAACTACATTTATTGAGGAAGTTTGTTCCAATTTAACATTTAAAAAAAGATATGTACTTGATAATATTAAATCGATAAAGAGCTCATCATCTAACTGTATATTGCTTGGTGTATTAGGAACATTTGTTGGACTTTCGTTAATGCTTTTAAGTATAAATACTAGCGATATAATAAATTCACTTCCTCAGACTATAAGTTCGATGCAAACTGCGTTTATAACTAGTATTTGCGGAATAGTTAGCTCTATTGTATTAAATACTATACTTTCTCGTAATGATTGTGAACAAATATTAACTATGTTTATGCTAAAATGCGAAAATTTACTAACTTCTGATGTAACTCATAATAAATCTAAAGACTTAGATAATAAAATAGAAGATGTAAAAGATACTATAAAGCAAATTAGTAAATCAATAGAATCTATAGAGAAGTTTGATGATATATCAAAAGATTTAAATAGATTTAATAAAGAATTTATAAACAGTATAAAGACGTTAGAGAACTTACTTCTAGGATCTTCAGACTCTATAAAAGTATTTGATCAAGATATTAGAAAATTAGATAAACAATTTAATATATTGAATGTAAGATTTAATAAATTATTTGATAAATATGATGTTCAAGAGGATATAAATAAAGAAATATTATTAGATATAAAGCTTACTTCTAAAAACATAAATGAGTCTGTTGAAAATCAATATAAAATGAGAGAATTTTTAAGAAGCTTATCTGCTAACTTTGCTTTATATGAAAGAACTGCTCAAGATTTATTAGTTAAGCTTGTAGACTATGAAAAAAATATATCTAATATGCAAGGTAACATAAACAAAGAGCAAATAAACCTAGATCAAACAATAAAACATTTAGCATCTGTAATAGCAATTTCAAGTCAAGATATAGATGAAAAATTGAATATGATATTTGATTACATAGAAATTTATAAAGAAGCTGTTGCTATGGATTATATGAAAGAAGATAGATATAAGACTGAAAATCAAGAAGAAATTTATGATATAGAAGAAAGTAACTCTAATTATAGTAAATCTAATGAGTTATTAAGGACTTCAGATGTATTAAGAAAGAAAAGACAAAATAAGTTCATATCTATAGATTCAAAAAAAAGAAATAAATTAAGTAAATCATCTTTAAATAAATTAATTGGAGATGGTAAAGATGATAAATAAATACAGAAGAACTATTAATAAAGAGTTTGAGAAGAGTAGCTTTTGGCCAACTTTTACAGATATGATAGCAACTGTACTAATGGTTATAATGCTCATACTTTTTAGTAGTGAATCTATAACGGGTTCAGTTGAAAAAGATTTAGCAAAAAGTATAAATGATTCAGTTAAAAACACATTAAAAGATAATGGATTAAATGTATTGATTGATGAAAAGAGCGGATTAGTAACCTTTGGAGAAAGTACATTGTTTGATGTAGATAGTTATGAGTTAAAACAAGAAGCCAAAGAAATGCTTAAAATATTTATTCCAAGGTACGTAGAAGCTCTTTATAGTAATTATGAGGGTAATATATCAAAAATAGTAATAAAAGGTCATACAGATGATGTTGGGAGTTATTTATACAATCTAGATTTATCCCAAAAAAGGGCTTATAGTGTAGCTACATTTATAGTAGGTGAGGAAATTGGAGATTATAAATATAAAGATAAGGTATTAAAGGATATCGAAGCTATAGGTAGATCTGAGGCTGAGCTTATAAAAAATACCGACGGTACTATAAATAAAGATGCATCAAGAAGAGTAGAGTTAATGTATGAAATTGATGTTGATTAACAAAAAGGTGGATATAAACCACCTTTTTATAATTTTACATATCAAAAACATCTATTAACCATTTAGAACTATGATTATCTCGGCAAAGGTATATCCAAGACTCATATGTATTATTTATATTTTTAGGAGTAGTATAATCAATTTTGTACTTAACTTTATAGATTCTAATATTGTCGATGCTTTTTTTGCTATATTTTGTGTATGATTTTAGTAAACTATTGTTTGTTTCTCGTTCTAGTGATTTTAATGTAATTTTGTCTATATAATTTAATTTAGAACTTAATAAATTAGTTTCATCTTGATCTGTAATAATTTGATTTATTTTAGATATGTCTTTTTTATTGATTGAGTTAAAATATTCATTTACAACTTCTCTAGAGCTATCATTTTTTTCTATACCTTCAGATTTTATTGTTGCTAAAAAAGAAAATATAAGCATAGGTATTAAAAGTAGTAATGCTAATGTCTGGTTACTCTTAGTTTTATTTTTTATGAAATCACCTCCTAATTAACAATTTTAATTAAGTTAATGCTTAAATTCAGGTATTTATGCCTAGAAAAGGTGCACTTAATTATAGTATACTATCATATAAGCTAAAAATAAATTATAAGTTAAAATTTGTTAATACTTAATGTTTTAAGGAGGTTAAAATATGAATAATACACCAACGGCGCACAATAATGCAAAGCTAGGAGATATAGCAGAAACTATATTACTTCCTGGAGATCCGCTAAGAGCTAAATTTATAGCGGAAAACTTTTTAGAAGATGTAGTAGAATATAACACTGTTAGGGGGATGTTTGGATATACAGGTTATTATAAAGGGAGAAGAATATCTGTACAGGGAAGTGGTATGGGTATACCATCAATAGGGATTTATTCTTATGAATTAATACACTTTTATGGAGTTAAAAACCTTATAAGAATTGGTTCAGCAGGAGCAATAAATGAAAACTTAAATTTACATGATATTGTAATAGGTATGGGTGCTTGTACCGATTCAAACTTTGCATCACAATATAATTTACCAGGTACATATGCTCCAATAGCAAGTTATAAATTACTACAAAAAGCAGTAAATATAGCTAATGATAAGGGGACTACAGTAACTGTTGGAAATATACTTTCAAGTGATGTATTTTATTCTGATACAGGACTAGGTAATTTAGAAAAATGGAAGAAGATGGGGGTTCTATGTGTAGAAATGGAAGCAGCTGGTCTTTATATGAATGCTGCTAGAGCAGGAGTTAATGCACTTACTATACTTACAATATCAGATTGTCCTTTTACAGGAGAAGAGTGTTCATCTCATGATAGACAAGTAGCATTTACAAAAATGATGGAAATCGCATTAGAATTAGCTTAAATTTTAAATCAAAAGTAAAAGATATGGTTATAATACCATATCTTTTACTTATAAATACTTAAATTTATTATAATACTCTAAACACACCTGTAACAATGCCTATAACTTGTACATCTCTGGATGTTAGAACTATTGGTTCCATAAAATCATTTTGAGGTATTAACCTAATAACATCTCCATCTTTTTCAAATGTCTTTACTGTAGCATATTCATTGTGAATAAGGGCTACTACTATTTCAGAATCAACAGCAGTATTTTTTCTATCCACAATAACATAGTCTCCATTTAAAATACCTGCATTAACCATACTATCACCTTTAACTTTTAAAACAAAGTTATTGCTACCTTTAACTAGATTAGCTGGTAATGTTATGTACTCTTCTATATTTTGTTTTGCAAGTATTGGTAACCCTGCTGTGATTTGTCCAACCAGAGGAAGATTTAGCATTTCTGGTGTAGGAAAATCTGATTCGAATCCAGCTTTATCTAAAACTTCTATAGCTCTTGGCTTAGTAGCATCTCTTCTTATATACCCTAATTTCTCAAGCTTATTTAAATGTGCATGTACAGTAGAAGTTGATTTTAACCCTACAGCATCACATGTTTCTCTAACTGATGGTGGATACCCCTTTGAGGCTATTTGATCTTTTATAAATTCTAATATTAATATTTGCTTGCTACTCAAATCTATATACATAAAATCTCTCCTTCCTAGTCAATTATTGCATTATACTTATATTGTAGCACAATGTTTCCCTTTTCTCAAACATTCGTTCCGAAATAAGAAGTATTTACTATTTAGTCTAAAGAAGTTTCTTTTTTATCATCTATCCATTCAAAATTATTTACAATATCTCTTTTAACATGTTTTTTATGTGCAGCATAAAGCTGGGTAGTAGTGACATTGTCATGATCTAATAGATTTTGTACATCATATATAGAAAAACCATTTTGAATTAGAGAAGTAGCGGCAGTAGCACGAAGTTTATGAGGGCTATAACCACTATCTCTAGATGTTTCCATAGAAATAGACGTATATTTTTTAACAAGTTGTCTGATAGCTTTTGGTGTAATTCTTTTATTTTGTAAAGATAAAAATAAAGCATCTTTGTGTTCTTCAGCCAATAATTCACTTTTTGTCCTCTCATTATAAATATAATCCTTAACAACGACTTCACAAGTATGGTTAATTGGCATCAAGACTTCTTTACCTCTTTTTCTATATATTTTAAATTCACCCCTAGAAAAGTTAAAAGAAGAAATATTTAGCTCTCTGAGCTCATTTAATCTAAGTCCATAAGTAACAAATAAAGCTAAAATAGCCTTATCACGAAGCTTAGTTTTCCTCCAATAAACTTTTTCTTTATCAGTTAATCCATAACCATTTTCAACAGAATCAAGCATTTTAGCGACTTCATCTATGTCGAGTCTTTTTATAGCATCTGGTTGAGGCTTAGGAAGTTTAATTGGATTAAAGCCATCAGTTATGTTGCTGTCTAATTGTTCATTTCTAAACATAAACTTAAATAGAGTAGAGAGAGATGATTTTTTTCTAGCAAGGGCTCTATTATTATTTTCATAAATTAAAGTTGTATCTTGGGATGTATGTTTATAGTATCTAGTACAATAATCACCTAAAAATAAGTTTACATCTCTTGCTTTTATTAAATTAAATTCTTCTAAGGTAATATCACATATTTCTTTAGCTATTGTTAGTTCTTGAGATTCAACTAAGTAATTGCAGAAAAATTTTATATCTTTTAAATATGCATGTCTAGTAGAGACAGATACAGATCCTTTTAAATAAACAAAGTAATCTTTCATAAAATTAGGCAATGATTTTTCTATTATTATACATTCTTCTATAAGATTGTTATCACGTATGACGATGTTATCTGGTTTATCTGATTTATTATGTATTTTTAATATTTTTGTATCTTTCAAAATTTACCTCCAACTATAAAATGAAAAGTTATTATAACTATAAAATATAATAACACTAGGTTTTTCGTATTTCAACTATTCCTAAAATTTAAGTATTACTTACAAATTACATTGTAAAGAGATTAAGTATAAGCATTTGAAGCTTAAAATAAAGTATATTAAATATACTTATATATTAGATGAAAAATCTTTAATATTAATGTATAAATATATCTTTAAGAAAGATAACTATAAAATGCAATATGAAAAACTATTTATAAACAAAATATATAGAAACAAAAAAAGAGTATTAGCAAATAAATATAAATTAATTAAATCTATATAAGCATAGGTACAAATTGCTAAATTTAATAAATTTATATGCATAATATTATTAATTATAATAACTATTCCCTAAATATACATTTAAAGACTAGTTAAATCTTAAAGATTTATAAATATACCACTACTTCCAATTATCAATATTAAATTTATTTTAATTTTTATTATTAATATTAATTTAATAAATCTGCATGCATAATAGATAAATTTGTTAAATGAATTTATATTAGTGTATTTTTTATAATACAAAATAAAATATACCTATATAATTAAATTTATCATATAGGTATATTTTTTTAAATCTACAAGCATTTTCCGATTTTTCTATATTTATCATATCTTTTAGAAACTATTTCAGCTTCAGTAAGTTTTTCATAGTAATCAAGTCTATCTAATATAAATTCTTTTATTTTGTTAGCTACTAAATCCACATCTTCTTGAGCACCGTTTAATGGCTCTTTTATAACTTTATCAATTATACCAAGCGCATATAAGTCTTTACTAGTAAGTTTCATTACTTCACTAGCTTCTTTAGCTTTAGAGGAATCTTTAAATAATATGCTCGACAGTCCTTCAGGAGAAATTACCGAGTAAACTGAGTGTTCCAACATACATACATCATTTCCAATACCAATTCCGAGTGCTCCTCCACTTCCCCCTTCCCCGATTATAAAGGATATGATAGGTACTTTAAGTTTACTCATTTCAAGTAAGTTTTTTGCAATAGCTTCACTTTGACCACGTTCTTCAGCTTCTATACCACAAAATGCCCCCGGTGTATCTATAAATGTAATTATAGGTCTTTTAAATTTTTCAGCTTGTTTCATAAGCCTAAGGGCTTTTCTATATCCTTCTGGATGAGGCATCCCAAAGTTTCTTTTA
Encoded here:
- a CDS encoding glucosaminidase domain-containing protein, whose product is MKFIKESIVICILVVSFIIFISSSNEKVNENIKIKSYVLSSTKENLNKENVRLIEKNRASNITYKREDITVESGVKKEELENVFENYKGASTMIHLSEAFVDAEELYGVNAFTMAAIVALESGFATSRRAVEDNNLTGFEVYTDESKGKLFSTQYESVLYTAKHLANNYLTKGAIYYEGVSVDDVQIHYCPDEGKNKEWEVKVDKLASGFLDVYKKLYANE
- the ymfI gene encoding elongation factor P 5-aminopentanone reductase, with amino-acid sequence MNKKTVLITGASRGIGREMAKVFAKNEYNVLINYNKSEKEANELYDELISKGYSVVLYKADISNPLEADAMVKFCIGTFERIDVLINNAGITDYKMFTDTTNEDWNNIINTNLNSVFYTTKSAVKYMLYEHSGKIINISSIWGMVGASYEVAYSTSKAALIGMTKALAKELGPSNIQVNAIAPGVIQTDMLNGIHEDVIEDLKNETPLLRLGTPLDIANLALFLASEKSNFITGQVISSNGGFVIN
- the rluF gene encoding 23S rRNA pseudouridine(2604) synthase RluF; protein product: MRLNNYISSTGMCSRREADKLIQQGKVSINGKIAKIGQPVEVNDIVKVNGKRITPKKNNVYIALNKPVGITCTTERHVKGNIIDYINYPERIFPIGRLDKPSEGLILLTNDGSIVNKILRSENNHEKEYVVTVDKNINQKFIEKMSSGVKIFNPVNNKWVITKKCHVSKINDRTFKIILSQGLNRQIRRMCEVFGYNVVKLKRVRIMDLTLKGIPTGKWRKLTSKEMDNILQKL
- a CDS encoding MotA/TolQ/ExbB proton channel family protein encodes the protein MNSLFINILTVFFVLVILIYSIINVILNKALYNYINSDYISLNEHNQRSMKYKSIKEKYDLYLLENSHAQVNITTFIEEVCSNLTFKKRYVLDNIKSIKSSSSNCILLGVLGTFVGLSLMLLSINTSDIINSLPQTISSMQTAFITSICGIVSSIVLNTILSRNDCEQILTMFMLKCENLLTSDVTHNKSKDLDNKIEDVKDTIKQISKSIESIEKFDDISKDLNRFNKEFINSIKTLENLLLGSSDSIKVFDQDIRKLDKQFNILNVRFNKLFDKYDVQEDINKEILLDIKLTSKNINESVENQYKMREFLRSLSANFALYERTAQDLLVKLVDYEKNISNMQGNINKEQINLDQTIKHLASVIAISSQDIDEKLNMIFDYIEIYKEAVAMDYMKEDRYKTENQEEIYDIEESNSNYSKSNELLRTSDVLRKKRQNKFISIDSKKRNKLSKSSLNKLIGDGKDDK
- a CDS encoding OmpA family protein; this translates as MINKYRRTINKEFEKSSFWPTFTDMIATVLMVIMLILFSSESITGSVEKDLAKSINDSVKNTLKDNGLNVLIDEKSGLVTFGESTLFDVDSYELKQEAKEMLKIFIPRYVEALYSNYEGNISKIVIKGHTDDVGSYLYNLDLSQKRAYSVATFIVGEEIGDYKYKDKVLKDIEAIGRSEAELIKNTDGTINKDASRRVELMYEIDVD
- a CDS encoding DUF4829 domain-containing protein; translated protein: MLIFSFLATIKSEGIEKNDSSREVVNEYFNSINKKDISKINQIITDQDETNLLSSKLNYIDKITLKSLERETNNSLLKSYTKYSKKSIDNIRIYKVKYKIDYTTPKNINNTYESWIYLCRDNHSSKWLIDVFDM
- the deoD gene encoding purine-nucleoside phosphorylase, with protein sequence MNNTPTAHNNAKLGDIAETILLPGDPLRAKFIAENFLEDVVEYNTVRGMFGYTGYYKGRRISVQGSGMGIPSIGIYSYELIHFYGVKNLIRIGSAGAINENLNLHDIVIGMGACTDSNFASQYNLPGTYAPIASYKLLQKAVNIANDKGTTVTVGNILSSDVFYSDTGLGNLEKWKKMGVLCVEMEAAGLYMNAARAGVNALTILTISDCPFTGEECSSHDRQVAFTKMMEIALELA
- the lexA gene encoding transcriptional repressor LexA → MYIDLSSKQILILEFIKDQIASKGYPPSVRETCDAVGLKSTSTVHAHLNKLEKLGYIRRDATKPRAIEVLDKAGFESDFPTPEMLNLPLVGQITAGLPILAKQNIEEYITLPANLVKGSNNFVLKVKGDSMVNAGILNGDYVIVDRKNTAVDSEIVVALIHNEYATVKTFEKDGDVIRLIPQNDFMEPIVLTSRDVQVIGIVTGVFRVL
- a CDS encoding tyrosine-type recombinase/integrase, which gives rise to MKDTKILKIHNKSDKPDNIVIRDNNLIEECIIIEKSLPNFMKDYFVYLKGSVSVSTRHAYLKDIKFFCNYLVESQELTIAKEICDITLEEFNLIKARDVNLFLGDYCTRYYKHTSQDTTLIYENNNRALARKKSSLSTLFKFMFRNEQLDSNITDGFNPIKLPKPQPDAIKRLDIDEVAKMLDSVENGYGLTDKEKVYWRKTKLRDKAILALFVTYGLRLNELRELNISSFNFSRGEFKIYRKRGKEVLMPINHTCEVVVKDYIYNERTKSELLAEEHKDALFLSLQNKRITPKAIRQLVKKYTSISMETSRDSGYSPHKLRATAATSLIQNGFSIYDVQNLLDHDNVTTTQLYAAHKKHVKRDIVNNFEWIDDKKETSLD
- a CDS encoding acetyl-CoA carboxylase carboxyltransferase subunit alpha — encoded protein: MDINTIEINKKIQKLKADINNLTEISKSNQIDLSNQIRELEEKLSKLKDEANVNLSPYEKVCLSRDIKRPTTKDYVDRIFSNFIELHGDRLFKDDSSIIGGIGNINNFKVTIIGHQKGNDVHENIKRNFGMPHPEGYRKALRLMKQAEKFKRPIITFIDTPGAFCGIEAEERGQSEAIAKNLLEMSKLKVPIISFIIGEGGSGGALGIGIGNDVCMLEHSVYSVISPEGLSSILFKDSSKAKEASEVMKLTSKDLYALGIIDKVIKEPLNGAQEDVDLVANKIKEFILDRLDYYEKLTEAEIVSKRYDKYRKIGKCL